A window of Stenotrophomonas indicatrix genomic DNA:
ACACGTCTACGAAGCCGCCGCTCTGGGTGGTGAATCCGAATACCTGGCTAAGGCCCAGGCCGCTGCCCTTGCCGATGTCCTTGGTGGTGAAGAAAGGCTCGGTCGCGCGTTCGGCGATGTCCGGGGCCATGCCGTGGCCCTCATCGCAGACGCTCAACGTCACATAGGTCCGTTGCCGGGATGTGTCGGCGTCGGGGTCCATGCGGTGTTCCAGCGCGGTGGCGATCAATACCCGGCCGCCACCAACGGTGGCGTCCGCAGCGTTGCCGACCAGGTTGGCGAGCGCGGTCTGCAGCTGCACGGTATCACTGAGTATGGCAGGCAGGTCCGCAGCCAGCGCGGTTTCCAGAGTGACGCCGGCAGGGCAGGTGGCCTGCAGGGCGGGCAACCAGTCGCGGATCCGCGCATTGATGTCCAGCGTTTCGCGGATCAGGGTCTGCCCGGTGCTGAAGGCCAGCAGCTGGCGGGTCAGCAGTGCGCCACGATCACTGGCCGCCTGCGCGGTGGTGAGCAGGGCGTTGGCACGCTCGTCATCGCCCATGCGTGCGGACAGCAGGTCCAGCGCATTGACGATGGTGGTCAGCAGATTGTTGAATTCGTGGGCAAGGCCGCGGCTGAGCTGGCCGACCGTCTCGAACTGCTGGGTCTGGCGCAGCGCCCGCTGCGCGTCGCGCAGGAGCCGTTGCGCCTGCCACTGTTCAGTGATGTCGCGGGTGATCTTGACGAAGCCCACGAGCTCGCTGTTCTCGACCACCGACTCGATGACCACGCTGGCACGGAACGGAGACCCGTCACGGCGCACCCGCCAGCCTTCGGCGGCATGGTGTCCGCTTTCCGCCGCCAGTCGCAGCAGGTGCTGCGGCTCGCCGGCATCGCGATCGGCTGGCAGGTAGAAGCGTCCAAAGTGGGTGCCGATGACTTCTTCCGACCGGTAGCCCTTGATGCGTTCGGCGCCGGGATTCCAGCTGCAGACGATGCCATCGGGATCGAGCAGGTACAGCGCATGGTCGCGCACGCTGTCGATCAGCAATCGCAGCTGTCGGGAAGGGTCCGTCAGCACGGACGGCGTCGAAGCGGCAGCGACCACGATGAAATGCGTATTACCTCTGTCAGGCACGAGAACGTAGGCAGTGGAGTGTGAAGAGGGCGTGCATGCGACGCCTGTGCCATTGGTCGTATGCGGCTGAATGCGACAAGGAGTAACATCAGTCCCCTTTTCCAAACTGGAACCGACCTGCATGCGTCCTGGTGCGACTACGCGTGACCGCTGGATCTGGATGACGTCGGCGGTACTGGTGGCGGCTACGGCCGCGCTGGAACTGGTGGTACCCCTGGGCTATGCCGTGTGGCTGGCCTATTTCATGGCCATCGGCGTCACTGTGTTCCAGCGCAGCGCCCGGGTGCCGTTCGTGGTGGCTGTCAGCGCCTGCGTGCTGCTGGCGGTGGGCTACAACGTGGCGCCGGCCAGCAACAACTCATCCTTCTCGTTCGTCAACCGGTCGATCGGTGGCGCGGCTTTCCTGATGATCGCACTCATCGCCTCGCGCGCCATCCAGGCGCGACGTGAGGCGATGCGTGCGCTGTGGCTGCAGGAGGCGGAGAACGCGGTCGCGCTCAGCCTGCGCGGTGAGCTCGGGCCGGAACAGATCGCCGAAGCGGCGGTGTCGACGCTGGCGACCCAGCTGGGTGCCGATGTCGGTGCGCTCTACCGGCTGGAAGGCGGACGCCTGCAGC
This region includes:
- a CDS encoding two-component system sensor histidine kinase NtrB, which gives rise to MVAAASTPSVLTDPSRQLRLLIDSVRDHALYLLDPDGIVCSWNPGAERIKGYRSEEVIGTHFGRFYLPADRDAGEPQHLLRLAAESGHHAAEGWRVRRDGSPFRASVVIESVVENSELVGFVKITRDITEQWQAQRLLRDAQRALRQTQQFETVGQLSRGLAHEFNNLLTTIVNALDLLSARMGDDERANALLTTAQAASDRGALLTRQLLAFSTGQTLIRETLDINARIRDWLPALQATCPAGVTLETALAADLPAILSDTVQLQTALANLVGNAADATVGGGRVLIATALEHRMDPDADTSRQRTYVTLSVCDEGHGMAPDIAERATEPFFTTKDIGKGSGLGLSQVFGFTTQSGGFVDVSTTPGVGTTVSLLLPATEEPNP